DNA from Coprobacter tertius:
GCTTCAACATTTTTCTCCCCGATATACGACAAAGCATCCAGGAACATAAATTTAGGCATCAGTTCAGATAACGGGTATTTATTTTTCATCTGGTCATAATAGCCATGTACCAAATCACTTCTTCCTTTCAGATAAGCTTCATAAGTACGATTATATAATGTATCCTGCATCGCCGACATATTCCTTAAATTTTCCAAATAATTAGGATCTTTAAGAGCCACGGCATAATCACTTTCCGGATAACGGGATATAATACGGTTCTTATACTCGTTAGCCGCAGCCACATCTCCCATACGCATATACATGAGATACATATTATAATAGGTTTCGAGCAGGTATTCGCATTCTGGGAAACGTTTATCGAGCAGATTAAAAGCATCGATCGCCGCAGGGAAATCTTCGAGCTTGTTTTTCAGAATAAGTCCCATATTGTAAAGACCGTCTGAAATAATCTCGTTCGAATTTTCTATATCCTCAGGAGTCAATGGCAGCTGTTGTATATAATATTGCGGATTCTTGGTATCTGTAACCAACGCGACATTCTCTCCCAATTCCGGAGGAGTACCACCTTCTCCGTTTTCAGGAACTTCACCGCCACCCTTGTTTTCATCCCCTTCTTCTGCCGGTTCTTCTTTATTTTCGGCAAAATCATCCATCGAGAACGAATTTTTATTCCGACGGCGCCAATCGTCTTCCAACTTACGTCGTCCCCATCTGCGTTGGAATTCAGACTTACCGGCAGTTACCAATGCCTGATTATAAAAATACCAGGCATTGTCTCCATTCCCCATATTCATCGTGGGAATAGTCGGTTGTTTAGCTCCGTTATTATTTTGCATCGCAGTTTGTAAACCCTGATGTTCATCGAGATAAGCTTGTTTCTTAGCCTCCTCTTCGGCCTTCTTTTCTTCCGCGATCAAGTTATCAATAATCTTCTGTATGGTTTTCATTCGTTCCTCTTCAGGCAACGAAGCCAAATGTTGTAAACTATCTTGAAGTTCAACATTTTGGGCATGCACAGCCAACTCATCGAGCACCGCCGAACGTTTTGAAATATTTTCATACCCCGGATATGTCTCGTCGATAAGCGGTAACGCTTCGGCATAACAGGGTTGAGCTTTTACATAATCACGCTGGTTAAAATAGATTTCACCCAATTTTAACTGACTTATCGCTTTATCTTTTCCGTTACGTGTACTCTTTTCGGCAGCTAGTATGTAATTATTTACTGCTTTTGCCGTATCGTTTCTCGATAACCACAAATTTCCTATTGCATAATATATCTGATCGAGATACTCTTCATTTTTTGCCTGACGTGTCATCTTGGTCAGCCCTTTTATCACTTTATTTATGTCTTTACCTTCAAAAACTTCGGTTTGCCGTATCCGGGCATTCAATTCGGTTCGAT
Protein-coding regions in this window:
- a CDS encoding tetratricopeptide repeat protein is translated as MKKNTKATRFYHSLTTRYNVYFNGNENYKEQLQIMEGKYEDDYTLTRIYMHPAEAYNNPKATKPTGSFDRTIEKCQKAIQLHSIKKKPRRDPKKMSDPKYREYVNRDEYNPFIHNAWRLMGKAQYYKGDFLSAAATFVYITRHFTWKPDLVAESKLWLARCYLAMDWVYEAEDVLNKINNDGLPESQEDLFAAVNADYLIRNEDYKQAIPFLKTAIKAEPNKRQRTRMNYLLAQLYTLTGDNNAAYNAYGAVIKSSPDYRTELNARIRQTEVFEGKDINKVIKGLTKMTRQAKNEEYLDQIYYAIGNLWLSRNDTAKAVNNYILAAEKSTRNGKDKAISQLKLGEIYFNQRDYVKAQPCYAEALPLIDETYPGYENISKRSAVLDELAVHAQNVELQDSLQHLASLPEEERMKTIQKIIDNLIAEEKKAEEEAKKQAYLDEHQGLQTAMQNNNGAKQPTIPTMNMGNGDNAWYFYNQALVTAGKSEFQRRWGRRKLEDDWRRRNKNSFSMDDFAENKEEPAEEGDENKGGGEVPENGEGGTPPELGENVALVTDTKNPQYYIQQLPLTPEDIENSNEIISDGLYNMGLILKNKLEDFPAAIDAFNLLDKRFPECEYLLETYYNMYLMYMRMGDVAAANEYKNRIISRYPESDYAVALKDPNYLENLRNMSAMQDTLYNRTYEAYLKGRSDLVHGYYDQMKNKYPLSELMPKFMFLDALSYIGEKNVEAFKEGLKELLEKYPDADVSPLASDMLKGIMQGRSVNTEGGVARGMLWKIKLGSGVDGDSTFIASDSIPPFILDKNVPHDLVLVFATDSVASNQLLFNVAKYNFTNFLIKDFDIEIISFNEISMLVIKGFNNFDELLQYRRMMSGEKGVQLPEGVRPVMISEPNLKLLFEGRSFEDYFNFMKDNRNAYEE